Below is a window of Desulfobacterales bacterium DNA.
GGTATGAACGATCATGTCAGCAAACCTATTATGATAAATGAACTTTTTACAACTCTGCTGAAATGGATTAAACCCGGCGAACGGGAAATCCCTCCAGAAATAGCTGCTAAATTACAACAGAAAGAATCTATTCAAGCTGAAATAGTGCTGCCCGAAATTCCAGAGATATCTTTTGATGTGGGACTTTCGCGAGTAAGCGGAAATCGAAAGCTGTATCAAAATCTGCTTGTTAAGTTTAAACGCGATTTCTCAGATATCATTCCGAATATAAATAAAGCTTTGCAGACCAATGACTTGGAATTAGCACAACGCTTGGCTCATACATTAAAAGGGGTTTCTGGCAACATTGGTGCAGAAAATGTACAGATTGAAGCAGGGAAGGTTGAAACTTTAATAAAGGCTCGCAACTTAGCTGAAACATTGGATGCGATAAACAGTTTAGCTAAAGTTTTAGACCCAGTTTTAAAGGGTTTAGAAAATATAGCAGAAATGAATGCACAGCCTTTTAAAACTGAAGCAGAATTAGGGGATGTAAATAGACTTAAAGAACTACTCCTTGAAATGCAGCCGTCTTTACAGAAGAAAAAACCCAAACCATGTAAAGAGTTATTAGAAAAAATAGGCCAGAATGCTTGGCAGGAGGAATTTGCTAAATCACTAAAGGAAATTGAATACTTTATCAGTAAATATAAGTTCAACGATGCATCGACGATCGTTTCCGCGTTGTTGGAAAAAATTAGCCAAAATAATGGCATCCTTCAATCTTAGTTTACACTTTTAATTCTGGATTCCCGCCTTCGCGGGAATGACGTGGGTATTGTGTCGTCATTCCCGCGAAGGCGGGAATCCAGTTTAAATAAAGTGTTAACTACTTTTCATGCAATATGAAGGATGCCAAAATAATTAATATAAAAATTAAAAATACTATGAGGAGCGTAATAAAATGTCAGAAACATTGGATTTTACAGTCTTGGTTGTTGATGATACAGAAGCCAATATCGATGTGCTTGTAAATACATTGGAGGATTTATACGATGTAAGGGTAGCTATGGACGGAGAAACAGCTCTATCTGATGTACTCGAAGATCCTCCAGATCTTATTCTTTTAGATATAATGATGCCAGGTATGGATGGTTATGAAGTATGTCAAAAGCTTAAAGAAAATGAAGCTACACGAAATATACCTGTAATATTTCTAACAGCTATGACTGAAGAAAAAGATGAAGCAAAAGGATTATCGCTTGGTGCTGTTGATTATGTCACTAAACCTTTTAGCCCTGAACTCGTTAAAGCCCGAGTGAAAAATCAACTTGAGCTTAAAAAACATCGAGACCATCTTGAGGAATTAGTGCAAGAAAGAACCAAAGAACTTGCATTGACTCAAGAAGTCACGATTTACAGCCTTGCATCCCTTGCAGAAACCCGCGACCCTGAAACCGGCGGGCACATCCTGCGTACCCAGAGGTATCTTAAAGCATTAGCCGAGCAATTAAAAAATCATCCAAAATTCAGTAAATTTCTCGATGAATGTATCATAGACCTTTTATATAAATCTGCACCTCTGCATGACATAGGAAAAGTAGGTGTCCCTGACCATATACTTTTGAAGCCTGGAAAACTTACTAATGAAGAATTCGACGAAATGAAAAAACATACTACTTATGGCAGAGACGCCTTGAGCGTAGGAGAAGCAAAGCTTGGAGGTAATTCTTTTATGCGATATGCAAAA
It encodes the following:
- a CDS encoding two-component system response regulator, yielding MSETLDFTVLVVDDTEANIDVLVNTLEDLYDVRVAMDGETALSDVLEDPPDLILLDIMMPGMDGYEVCQKLKENEATRNIPVIFLTAMTEEKDEAKGLSLGAVDYVTKPFSPELVKARVKNQLELKKHRDHLEELVQERTKELALTQEVTIYSLASLAETRDPETGGHILRTQRYLKALAEQLKNHPKFSKFLDECIIDLLYKSAPLHDIGKVGVPDHILLKPGKLTNEEFDEMKKHTTYGRDALSVGEAKLGGNSFMRYAKEIAYTHQEKWDGSGYPQGLKGENIPISGRLMAIADVYDALVCKRVYKPPFPHQKAVDIIKEGKGKHFDPDMVDAFAAIEDSFRQIAIEFADSDEEKQNLVKK